A genomic segment from Halomonas sp. TA22 encodes:
- a CDS encoding RNA methyltransferase codes for MLANIRIVLVQTFHPGNIGQAARAMKTMGLSELVLVNPRCFPDQEATRLAAGAEDIVDAARVVGSLEEAVSDCVQVVGASARLRSLPLPHYDEPHEMAQAVVSHASAGPVALVFGRERSGLTNDEIGHCTHQVSIPANPEYGILNLSQAVQVLAYEVFRAWRETPQSNYAYQRPSEELPPTREQMQHFHEHLSRVMQASGFLTQPHARTEAQLQALFARAQPSRKELSLLRGFLGSLEASGKKSLE; via the coding sequence ATGCTCGCCAATATCCGCATCGTCCTCGTCCAAACCTTTCATCCCGGCAATATCGGCCAGGCAGCCCGCGCCATGAAAACCATGGGACTGAGCGAACTGGTGCTGGTCAATCCTCGCTGCTTTCCCGATCAGGAAGCCACTCGCCTGGCGGCCGGAGCCGAGGACATCGTCGATGCCGCACGCGTGGTGGGAAGCCTCGAGGAGGCGGTGAGCGATTGTGTGCAGGTGGTCGGTGCCAGTGCTCGGTTACGCAGCCTACCACTGCCGCATTATGACGAGCCACACGAGATGGCCCAGGCAGTGGTGAGCCACGCCAGCGCGGGGCCAGTAGCGCTGGTATTCGGTCGCGAGCGCTCGGGCCTGACCAATGACGAGATTGGCCATTGCACCCATCAGGTGAGCATTCCCGCCAACCCCGAATATGGCATTCTCAATCTCTCCCAGGCGGTCCAGGTGCTCGCCTACGAGGTGTTCCGTGCCTGGCGCGAGACGCCACAGAGCAATTATGCCTATCAGCGTCCGAGCGAAGAGCTACCGCCGACTCGTGAACAGATGCAGCACTTCCACGAGCACCTCTCGCGGGTCATGCAGGCCAGTGGTTTTCTGACCCAACCCCATGCCCGCACCGAGGCACAGCTCCAGGCGCTATTCGCCCGCGCGCAGCCAAGCCGTAAGGAGCTTTCACTACTGCGTGGTTTTCTCGGCTCGCTGGAGGCAAGTGGCAAGAAGTCGCTGGAGTAA